From one Plasmodium knowlesi strain H genome assembly, chromosome: 11 genomic stretch:
- a CDS encoding cytoplasmic tRNA 2-thiolation protein 1, putative, with the protein MKPSNRRKLCRECFTECFEEDVHATIVKKNMFHDKDKICIAVSGGKDSSVLAHVLVHIKRKYNYKWDLFLLAIDEGIKGYRDDSLKIVFKLQEKYNLPLKVLKFEDIFTYTMDTVVSFIGKKNNCTVCGVFRRQAMERGALLFNATKLVTGHNADDLAETILMNMCRGDLEKLAKGVDSMSEMKMGTSEMEKAKFGACCGGECTGGEATAVEPGHRSPSSTGNPDALIGGPPSTHVESAPPEEEHTFFLPRLKPLMWCYEKEIVLYAFYKKLDYFSTECTYSPNSFRGNLRSFIKDLEMINPQFILNIIHSSEFFYHNSSRRKVLQVCTRCGVYTSNPVCKACLIVEGLRNYKDNSFLYANTKKKMKKNGEKRRIPIRYDPGTRVEGAKSDNNANVGGGAEAPA; encoded by the coding sequence ATGAAACCCTCCAACAGGAGAAAGCTCTGCAGGGAGTGCTTCACCGAGTGCTTTGAAGAAGACGTGCATGCTACCATcgtaaagaaaaacatgttTCACGACAAGGACAAAATTTGCATTGCCGTGTCGGGTGGAAAAGATTCTAGCGTGTTAGCACATGTACTTGTTCACATAAAGAGGAAGTACAACTACAAGTGGGATTTATTCCTCTTGGCCATCGACGAGGGCATAAAAGGTTACCGTGATGACTCACTAAAGATTGTATTTAAGCTTCAGGAGAAATATAATTTGCCCCTTAAAGTCTTAAAATTTGAAGATATTTTCACCTACACTATGGACACCGTTGTTAGTTTTATCGGGAAGAAGAATAACTGCACTGTTTGTGGTGTTTTTCGGAGACAGGCCATGGAGAGGGGTGCACTACTATTTAATGCCACCAAGCTAGTGACGGGGCATAATGCAGATGACCTGGCAGAGACGATTCTTATGAACATGTGTCGGGGTGATCTGGAGAAGCTCGCCAAGGGGGTGGACTCAATGTCAGAAATGAAGATGGGAACATCAGAGATGGAAAAAGCAAAGTTCGGGGCATGCTGTGGCGGCGAGTGCACGGGAGGAGAAGCGACCGCAGTCGAGCCTGGACACAGGTCCCCAAGTTCAACGGGCAATCCAGATGCCCTAATAGGAGGCCCCCCTTCCACCCATGTGGAGTCCGCCCCTCCGGAAGAGGAACATACGTTTTTCCTGCCCCGACTGAAGCCCCTTATGTGGTGTTACGAGAAGGAAATTGTCCTATACGCATTTTATAAAAAGCTAGATTACTTCAGCACGGAATGTACATACTCCCCCAACTCATTCCGTGGAAACTTACGGAGCTTCATAAAAGACCTGGAGATGATAAACCCGCAATTCATACTTAACATTATTCATTCATccgaatttttttatcataacAGCAGCAGGAGGAAGGTGCTGCAGGTGTGCACGCGCTGTGGAGTGTACACGTCCAACCCTGTGTGCAAAGCTTGCCTCATCGTGGAGGGGCTTCGAAATTATAAAGACAACTCCTTTCTGTACGCCaatacgaagaagaagatgaagaagaatggGGAGAAGCGGCGCATCCCCATACGGTACGATCCTGGTACTCGTGTGGAAGGTGCCAAAAGTGATAACAATGCAAATGTAGGAGGTGGTGCAGAAGCTCCTGCTTAA